Proteins encoded within one genomic window of Nonomuraea gerenzanensis:
- a CDS encoding sugar-binding domain-containing protein, giving the protein MRPGRTIPGGLGRPEAQVHATRLIARLADLTNARPVFVPLPGVVATGAIREALLQDPDLADVRPSGTT; this is encoded by the coding sequence GTGCGGCCCGGCCGGACCATCCCCGGCGGGCTCGGGCGTCCTGAGGCGCAGGTGCACGCCACCCGGCTCATCGCCCGCCTGGCCGACCTCACCAACGCCCGCCCCGTGTTCGTGCCGCTGCCCGGCGTGGTCGCCACCGGCGCGATCCGCGAGGCGCTGCTCCAGGACCCCGACCTGGCCGACGTGAGGCCCAGTGGCACGACCTGA
- a CDS encoding RICIN domain-containing protein, producing the protein MSIKRGLAVLTAALASAGLITAAQPAQALNYFKIVSFASGMCLQPDPSAPAASDAQIFQAPCDGSVGQNWLPLQESGSSTTYRFLNQRTGWCLEAREGAVNLGRVDQWPCNSISNERWVWQGSFNNSTPKQLRSAVSGTRTHCIDVPGGSPTVPLYVFRCNGSAAQMFYIRQ; encoded by the coding sequence ATGTCGATCAAACGGGGATTAGCCGTCCTGACCGCCGCCCTGGCGTCGGCAGGACTCATCACGGCGGCTCAACCGGCACAGGCTCTGAACTACTTCAAGATCGTCAGCTTCGCCAGCGGGATGTGCCTGCAGCCCGACCCGTCCGCCCCCGCCGCCTCCGACGCCCAGATCTTCCAGGCGCCGTGTGACGGCAGCGTGGGGCAGAACTGGTTGCCGCTGCAGGAGAGCGGCAGCAGCACGACGTACCGCTTCCTCAACCAGCGCACCGGCTGGTGCCTGGAGGCCAGGGAGGGCGCCGTGAACCTCGGGCGCGTCGACCAGTGGCCGTGCAACAGCATCAGCAACGAGCGGTGGGTCTGGCAGGGGTCGTTCAACAACTCCACACCCAAGCAGCTGCGCTCCGCCGTCAGCGGCACGCGTACGCACTGCATCGACGTGCCGGGGGGATCGCCGACGGTGCCGCTCTACGTCTTCCGCTGCAACGGGAGCGCGGCGCAGATGTTCTACATCCGTCAATGA
- a CDS encoding sugar-binding domain-containing protein: MAPGGSSASKRATFRAVGRRIGIARGLRKLAAIRAAGEGGRVNVLITDLRVARRLCS; this comes from the coding sequence CTGGCGCCCGGCGGGTCATCGGCGTCGAAGCGGGCGACGTTCCGCGCCGTCGGGCGGCGGATCGGGATCGCGCGCGGGCTGCGCAAGCTCGCGGCGATCAGGGCGGCCGGCGAGGGCGGCCGGGTCAACGTGCTCATCACCGACCTGCGGGTGGCGCGCCGGCTCTGCTCCTGA